One genomic window of Cannabis sativa cultivar Pink pepper isolate KNU-18-1 chromosome 2, ASM2916894v1, whole genome shotgun sequence includes the following:
- the LOC133034565 gene encoding zinc finger BED domain-containing protein RICESLEEPER 2-like, translating to MIVLHEYPLNMVEHDGFRSFVNSLQPLFRHVSRTTIRRDISKIYENEKTKTMNSMNDNRSRVAITTDLWTSNNQKRGYMVVTAHYIDESWILRLYMCPPPHTAKLLTKVLMECLIEWSIERKLSTLTLDNCIVNIAMMDQMKEKLRNASLLMKGELLHMKCSAHILNLIVQQELGAIQGAIETIRESVVFWTGTPKRVEKFEEAKKGLSCSSNKRLVLDCNTRWNSTYLMLTSAITYKDVFSRLIHTEKNYKKEPSERDWLLAKVMCEKLKLFYNDYGIKYDMMDKFEQYWTSIHGILAIATVLDPRFKMKLIEYYFPKIYVGEYQNEVKRIRMLCYDLLKEYKSNDGKQNLLEPLFNASGVGGDNDGCVDDLVGFDLYVSSTSNVETYKSELDLYLEEAVLPRSGEFDILAWWKTNGLKYPILQQVARDVLAIPVSTVASESTFSTSGRHVTPCRNRLHPNMLEALFYVIAVFI from the exons ATGATTGTTTTGCACGAGTATCCACTCAATATGGTTGAGCATGATGGATTTAGAAGCTTTGTCAACTCTCTCCAGCCATTATTCAGACATGTATCTCGAACTACTATTAGGAGGGATATTTCGAAGATATATGAGAATGAAAAGACCAAGACAATGAACTCAATGAATGACAATCGTAGTAGAGTTGCGATTACAACTGACTTGTGGACATCAAATAATCAAAAGAGAGGGTATATGGTGGTGACTGCACATTATATTGATGAATCTTGGATTTTGC GTTTATATATGTGCCCCCCCCCTCATACTGCTAAACTTCTAACAAAAGTGTTGATGGAGTGTTTGATTGAATGGTCTATTGAGCGTAAGTTGTCTACCCTTACCTTAGATAACTGTATTGTGAACATTGCGATGATGgatcaaatgaaagaaaaattgagaaatGCTTCTTTACTAATGAAAGGGGAACTACTTCACATGAAATGCTCTGCTCATATCTTGAACTTGATTGTTCAACAAGAACTAGGGGCAATTCAAGGTGCCATAGAAACTATACGTGAGAGTGTAGTTTTTTGGACTGGCACTCCAAAAAGAGTTGAAAAGTTTGAAGAGGCTAAGAAAGGATTATCATGCTCTAGCAACAAAAGGTTAGTGCTTGATTGCAACACTAGGTGGAATTCTACTTATTTGATGCTTACTAGTGCCATTACATATAAAGATGTATTTAGTCGCCTAATACATACtgagaaaaattacaaaaaagaaCCTAGTGAGCGAGATTGGCTTTTGGCAAAAGTTATGTGTGAAAAATTGAAGTTGTTTTACAAT GATTATGGCATTAAATATGATATGATGGATAAATTTGAGCAGTATTGGACTTCCATTCATGGCATATTAGCCATAGCAACTGTTTTGGATCCAAGGTTCAAGATGAAATTGATTGAGTATTACTTTCCTAAAATTTATGTTGGTGAATATCAAAATGAAGTTAAGCGAATTAGAATGTTGTGCTATGATTTATTGAAAGAATATAAATCGAATGATGGAAAACAAAATCTTCTTGAACCTTTATTCAATGCTTCTGGAGTTGGTGGAGATAATGATGGATGTGTAGATGATTTAGTTGGTTTTGACTTGTATGTTAGTAGTACTTCAAATGTGGAAACTTACAAGTCTGAGTTAGACTTATACTTGGAGGAAGCAGTTTTGCCTAGGAGTGgagagtttgatattttagcttGGTGGAAGACAAATGGTCTTAAATATCCAATATTACAACAAGTTGCTAGAGATGTTTTGGCTATCCCAGTGTCTACAGTTGCTTCTGAGTCTACTTTCAGTACTAGTGGAAGACATGTGACTCCTTGTCGTAATAGGCTTCATCCGAACATGTTGGAGGCTTTA TTTTATGTTATTGCtgttttcatttaa